One genomic segment of Erythrolamprus reginae isolate rEryReg1 chromosome 2, rEryReg1.hap1, whole genome shotgun sequence includes these proteins:
- the LOC139158670 gene encoding dnaJ homolog subfamily C member 22-like, protein MAKSLLVAIALWALGGPAGLHHLYLGRDNHALLWMLTLGGFGIGWLWELWLLPGWVTQANGSPDLPNGQSPPFNPVRFLGQVLVGIYFGVVALIGLSTLPGFYLLALPLAVGLGVHLVSEVGNQASDLQATLKAAFITTPIFCDDPLGILIISLITSVTAQIYRSYKTQNNHTKKKLSLRLCRLGLAYLAFTTPLAYSAFSNTTASANYIGAVLDLFSVFPSLSRVLESVLLLPYRAAKMLGLTDGYFQEWENIFKFVQSFEDERRLMAYKILGIPYDATPEEITKSYRKLVKLWHPDRNRNQIAEAERRFIEVQAAYELLMQAKKPKFP, encoded by the exons ATGGCCAAATCTCTTTTGGTAGCTATTGCTCTCTGGGCTTTGGGAGGCCCTGCTGGGCTCCACCATCTCTACCTGGGCCGAGATAACCATGCCTTACTCTGGATGCTGACTTTGGGAGGCTTTGGCATAGGATGGCTTTGGGAGTTGTGGCTACTCCCGGGGTGGGTAACACAGGCAAATGGTAGCCCCGACTTGCCTAATGGCCAATCCCCACCTTTCAACCCTGTGCGTTTCCTTGGCCAGGTTTTAGTAGGCATCTATTTTGGGGTAGTGGCTTTGATTGGTCTCTCTACCCTGCCAGGTTTTTACCTTCTGGCTCTCCCTCTGGCTGTGGGTCTCGGAGTTCATTTGGTGTCTGAGGTGGGCAATCAAGCCTCCGATCTTCAAGCAACCTTAAAGGCTGCCTTCATAACCACACCAATTTTCTGTGACGACCCACTGGGGATCTTGATCATTAGTCTCATCACTAGTGTGACAGCCCAGATCTACCGAAGCTATAAAACCCAAAACAATCACACCAAGAAGAAGCTAAGTCTCCGACTTTGCCGATTAGGTCTGGCCTATCTGGCATTCACAACGCCACTGGCCTACTCTGCCTTCAGCAACACAACAGCCAGTGCCAACTACATTGGAGCAGTCCTGGATTTGTTCAGTGTGTTTCCATCCTTGAGTAGAGTATTGGAATCAGTGCTGCTTCTCCCCTACCGTGCTGCAAAGATGCTGGGTTTAACTGATGGCTATTTCCAGGAATGGGAGAACATTTTTAAATTTGTGCAGTCTTTCGAGGATGAAAGACGGCTGATGGCATATAAG ATCTTAGGTATTCCTTATGATGCCACTCCAGAAGAAATCACCAAAAGCTACCGGAAGCTGGTGAAGCTTTGGCATCCTGATCGTAATCGAAATCAAATAGCAGAAGCTGAAAGACGTTTTATTGAAGTGCAAGCTGCCTATGAACTCCTCATGCAGGCAAAGAAGCCAAAATTTCCATGA